A stretch of Geotrypetes seraphini chromosome 2, aGeoSer1.1, whole genome shotgun sequence DNA encodes these proteins:
- the LOC117354766 gene encoding zinc finger protein OZF-like isoform X2, whose amino-acid sequence MEENLQLLISLGYGTGTEHQKECPEVLHFQPLMPAEDDRSTEHRFSSDRNWTYTSQSDFQQGVGNKAREVLEGPRQAEELMKDAVEKPFKCTKCDRRFRLESKLRNHQSLHTLQRRFICLQCKKGFTHKQHLTRHQKIHEERRVLFICNDCGMSFNHKGNFTTHRRLHTGERPFSCPECGESFNRKADLIIHQRTHTGERPFSCNECGKSFNRKRYLLKHQETHTIERPFSCNGCGRSFPRKEALVNHQKIHLGHKSNNCSEIANTLGYQLDFVVQKGNRPGEKKSYLCCVCRKIFGYKQHLVRHQRIHTGERPFVCSVCQLTFNQKQILDRHMEIHNGERPFLCSECGGSFFLKHNLVKHQKIHARLAAADSKSKAFICDLDGSV is encoded by the exons ATGGAGGAGAACCTGCAGCTCCTGATCTCTTTAG GGTATGGCACTGGGACGGAACATCAGAAGGAATGCCCCGAAGTCCTACATTTTCAGCCCTTGATGCCAGCAGAAGATGACCGGAGCACAGAGCACAGGTTCTCCAGTGATAGGAACTGGACCTATACGAGTCAAAGTGATTTCCAGCAAGGAGTGGGAAACAAAGCCAGAGAGGTGTTAGAGGGTCCCAGGCAGGCTGAAGAGCTGATGAAGGATGCAGTAGAGAAACCCTTCAAATGCACGAAGTGTGACCGACGGTTCCGCCTGGAGTCCAAGCTGAGGAACCACCAGAGCCTGCATACACTTCAACGACGCTTCATCTGTTTGCAATGCAAGAAAGGTTTCACGCACAAGCAGCATCTAACCAGACATCAGAAGATACATGAAGAACGTCGGGTGCTCTTTATATGTAACGACTGTGGCATGAGCTTCAATCACAAGGGCAACTTCACAACACATCGGAGGCTGCACACCGGAGAAAGACCCTTCTCCTGTCCTGAATGTGGAGAAAGCTTTAACCGTAAAGCAGATCTTATCATCCACCAGAGAACCCATACCGGGGAGAGACCTTTTTCATGTaatgaatgtgggaaaagcttcaaTCGGAAGCGATACCTTTTGAAGCACCAAGAAACTCACACAATAGAGAGGCCATTCTCCTGTAATGGATGCGGGAGAAGCTTCCCCAGAAAGGAAGCTCTTGTGAATCACCAGAAGATTCATCTGGGACATAAGTCCAACAACTGCAGTGAAATTGCAAATACCCTGGGCTACCAGTTGGATTTTGTAGTCCAGAAAGGAAACCGTCCGGGTGAAAAGAAGAGTTATCTGTGCTGTGTGTGTCGGAAGATCTTCGGATATAAGCAGCATTTGGTACGGCACCaaaggatccacacaggagaaagGCCATTCGTATGCTCTGTGTGTCAGCTGACCTTCAACCAAAAGCAAATCCTTGACCGGCACATGGAAATACACAATGGAGAGAGGCCATTTCTGTGTTCTGAATGTGGCGGCAGCTTCTTTCTCAAGCACAACCTTGTCAAACACCAGAAGATCCATGCTCGACTGGCAGCAGCAGATTCAAAGTCTAAAGCTTTTATCTGTGACTTGGATGGTTCTGTGTAG
- the LOC117354766 gene encoding zinc finger protein OZF-like isoform X1, which produces MDSTEVSSAVWTQDPALDIVTVDCEQDPVTFDDIAVYFSQEEWEYLKEWQKELHREVMEENLQLLISLGYGTGTEHQKECPEVLHFQPLMPAEDDRSTEHRFSSDRNWTYTSQSDFQQGVGNKAREVLEGPRQAEELMKDAVEKPFKCTKCDRRFRLESKLRNHQSLHTLQRRFICLQCKKGFTHKQHLTRHQKIHEERRVLFICNDCGMSFNHKGNFTTHRRLHTGERPFSCPECGESFNRKADLIIHQRTHTGERPFSCNECGKSFNRKRYLLKHQETHTIERPFSCNGCGRSFPRKEALVNHQKIHLGHKSNNCSEIANTLGYQLDFVVQKGNRPGEKKSYLCCVCRKIFGYKQHLVRHQRIHTGERPFVCSVCQLTFNQKQILDRHMEIHNGERPFLCSECGGSFFLKHNLVKHQKIHARLAAADSKSKAFICDLDGSV; this is translated from the exons ATGGACAGCACAGAGGTGAGCTCTGCAGTCTGGACCCAGGATCCGGCCCTGGACATTGTTACGGTGGACTGTGAGCAG GACCCAGTGACGTTTGATGACATTGCTGTCTACTTTTCCCAAGAGGAGTGGGAGTATTTGAAAGAATGGCAGAAGGAGCTTCACCGGGAAGTGATGGAGGAGAACCTGCAGCTCCTGATCTCTTTAG GGTATGGCACTGGGACGGAACATCAGAAGGAATGCCCCGAAGTCCTACATTTTCAGCCCTTGATGCCAGCAGAAGATGACCGGAGCACAGAGCACAGGTTCTCCAGTGATAGGAACTGGACCTATACGAGTCAAAGTGATTTCCAGCAAGGAGTGGGAAACAAAGCCAGAGAGGTGTTAGAGGGTCCCAGGCAGGCTGAAGAGCTGATGAAGGATGCAGTAGAGAAACCCTTCAAATGCACGAAGTGTGACCGACGGTTCCGCCTGGAGTCCAAGCTGAGGAACCACCAGAGCCTGCATACACTTCAACGACGCTTCATCTGTTTGCAATGCAAGAAAGGTTTCACGCACAAGCAGCATCTAACCAGACATCAGAAGATACATGAAGAACGTCGGGTGCTCTTTATATGTAACGACTGTGGCATGAGCTTCAATCACAAGGGCAACTTCACAACACATCGGAGGCTGCACACCGGAGAAAGACCCTTCTCCTGTCCTGAATGTGGAGAAAGCTTTAACCGTAAAGCAGATCTTATCATCCACCAGAGAACCCATACCGGGGAGAGACCTTTTTCATGTaatgaatgtgggaaaagcttcaaTCGGAAGCGATACCTTTTGAAGCACCAAGAAACTCACACAATAGAGAGGCCATTCTCCTGTAATGGATGCGGGAGAAGCTTCCCCAGAAAGGAAGCTCTTGTGAATCACCAGAAGATTCATCTGGGACATAAGTCCAACAACTGCAGTGAAATTGCAAATACCCTGGGCTACCAGTTGGATTTTGTAGTCCAGAAAGGAAACCGTCCGGGTGAAAAGAAGAGTTATCTGTGCTGTGTGTGTCGGAAGATCTTCGGATATAAGCAGCATTTGGTACGGCACCaaaggatccacacaggagaaagGCCATTCGTATGCTCTGTGTGTCAGCTGACCTTCAACCAAAAGCAAATCCTTGACCGGCACATGGAAATACACAATGGAGAGAGGCCATTTCTGTGTTCTGAATGTGGCGGCAGCTTCTTTCTCAAGCACAACCTTGTCAAACACCAGAAGATCCATGCTCGACTGGCAGCAGCAGATTCAAAGTCTAAAGCTTTTATCTGTGACTTGGATGGTTCTGTGTAG